Proteins encoded together in one Lathyrus oleraceus cultivar Zhongwan6 chromosome 5, CAAS_Psat_ZW6_1.0, whole genome shotgun sequence window:
- the LOC127087350 gene encoding nucleosome assembly protein 1;4 — protein MSDHSADLPAAAAALSAEDRAGLVNALKDKLQLLAGEHVDILETLSSKVKQRVEVLKVLQSEHDELETKFLEERAQLEAKYQKLYAPLYTKRYEIVNGVIEVEGITDETVPGEENKAAEEKGVPNFWLTALKTHETLAGEITERDEEALKYLNDIKWCKIDNPKGFKLDFHFDSNPYFRNSVLTKTYHMIEDDDPILEKSIGTVIEWNLGKCLTQKLLKKKPKKGSKNEKPIIKTEKCESFFNIFNPPQIPVDDDEIDDDVVEELQNLMEHDYDIGSTIRDKIIPHAVSWYTGEAVESDFEDTDEDGDEDEEDDEEDEDDDDDDDDDDDEEEDEGKEKSKSKTFSTEHPPDCKQQ, from the exons ATGTCCGATCACTCCGCCGATCTTCCTGCCGCCGCCGCCG CTCTTAGTGCCGAAGATCGTGCTGGTCTCGTTAATGCACTCAAA GATAAGCTTCAGCTCTTGGCTGGTGAGCATGTGGACATCTTGGAAACACTGTCATCAAAAGTCAAGCAACGTGTTGAGGTTCTTAAAGTTTTGCAG AGCGAACATGATGAGCTGGAGACTAAGTTCTTAGAGGAGCGAGCTCAGTTGGAAGCTAAATACCAGAAGCTTTATGCACCACTTTATACTAAG AGGTATGAGATTGTGAATGGTGTTATTGAGGTTGAAGGAATAACAGATGAAACAGTACCCGGAGAAGAAAACAAAGCAGCTGAAG AGAAAGGAGTGCCTAACTTTTGGCTAACTGCATTGAAGACTCATGAAACACTGGCCGGAGAG ATTACTGAACGTGATGAGGAGGCCCTCAAGTATCTCAACGATATCAAGTGGTGTAAAATCGACAATCCTAAGGGTTTCAAGTTGGACTTCCATTTTGATTCTAATCCTTATTTTCGAAATTCTGTGCTGACAAAAACATATCACATGATTGAAGATGATGACCCTATATTAGAGAAATCAATTGG AACGGTAATTGAGTGGAATCTAGGAAAGTGTTTGACACAAAAGCTTCTGAAGAAGAAGCCAAAGAAAGGATCAAAAAATGAGAAACCAATCATAAAAACTGAAAAATGTGAAAGTTTTTTCAACATTTTCAACCCTCCCCAAATTCCCGtggatgatgatgaaattgaTGACGATGTT GTTGAAGAGCTTCAGAATTTGATGGAACATGATTATGACATTGG TTCTACAATACGAGACAAAATTATTCCTCATGCTGTGTCATGGTACACGGGAGAGGCTGTAGAGAGTGATTTTGAGGACACGGATGAagatggtgatgaagatgaagaggatgatgaagaggatgaggatgatgatgacgatgatgatgatgatgatgatgaggaagaagatgaaggGAAGGAGAAAAGCAAGAGCAAG ACTTTTAGCACAGAGCACCCTCCTGATTGCAAGCAGCAGTAG